In Pseudobacter ginsenosidimutans, the following are encoded in one genomic region:
- a CDS encoding AsmA family protein produces MSRPEKKKRSIAKRILRALMITAGSFLLLVIIAVVLLFTQQQRITNMAVEELNKQFKGAFAIKKSSIDLFRNWPNVSIALHELRFFPDKSQTGTPIYEAEKLYVGFSLPDIFRQQYNVRRIFLKGGKLNLVREKNGQFNLMEAKNLGSDTTTSSEPDTAAALQIDLKKAVLKDLNISFLDKTDGRYYNAIVSKLTSSFKTDSAAVEVSLETNLELDLTSPTDTTFFRHKKIALDFLASYDKKKKFLQLSEGGIKLEEAELSLTGTAAALNKALDLDLAVKGNKPNMEFVSALIPDNIKEILKPFKYDGRLYFDGKIKGILAKGQLPLIELNFGLEDAWFHNTNADKKVDKFGFAGFYTNGKEHNLKTSELRMTNVSARPGKGLFDGNFVVRDFTDPHVMMQLKSMLELQFVGEFLGIPDLKHITGTVKLDMNFKELTDLNLPEKALHKLKEGVQSELTVTDLSFRIPNYPHPVRDMNLHAEMRNGKIILDTLRLKVGNSDLRANGMLSDLLAVLHENEKPVTLALNLHSNKIALKDLFAHDTAKANRVQEEINGFGLGIQLATTVKELRNPAPLPKGQFELKELKASFKKYPHVFHHLGATVSINDTALLLRNFTGMIDSSDLQLKGRVVNYPIWFQSVKKGKTQVAFDFKSSRLALKDLLGPVSKTWVSQSYQEEQGSNIWLRAKADLRYDSVFKFAKVKIANVSGSLKNHKLKLDSISGGLLYGNKILKLDTLKGKIGRTDFDLNLRYYTGDNPEFKKKTNYLHFKSRLLDANELMSLDFESMAAFRAAPAAVPDAPVITNAVLQPGNQTQVVRAGNPDTSNHAKAFNIFMIPFSDFEVKAEVGRLRYKRLGISKITAQLRMQEDHMIHIDTLGMNVADGSMGIRGYLNGVDPNKIFFRSRITVNDVDLEKMMIRLDHFGQDMVINKNIKGRLTGKIRSHVQVHPDLVPLINDSKAELDVEIRDGTLVDFAPMQAMSGYFKDKNLRMVRFDTLKNVLTFTNGTLDIPSMNINSSLGFMEISGKQSLDMKMEYYMRIPLKMVTQVGFRALFGGKKQEEVDLDQVDDIEFRDKDKRVRFMNIKITGTPDDYKIGLGKDKRKKK; encoded by the coding sequence ATGTCCAGGCCCGAAAAGAAAAAGAGAAGCATAGCGAAACGTATCCTGAGAGCACTGATGATCACTGCCGGCAGTTTCTTACTGCTCGTTATCATTGCTGTGGTGTTGCTGTTCACACAGCAGCAACGTATCACCAATATGGCTGTTGAAGAGCTCAACAAACAATTCAAGGGGGCGTTCGCCATCAAAAAAAGCAGTATCGATCTTTTCAGGAACTGGCCCAATGTGTCCATCGCATTGCATGAGCTTCGTTTCTTTCCCGATAAATCGCAAACCGGTACGCCCATCTATGAAGCCGAAAAATTATATGTTGGCTTCAGCCTGCCGGATATCTTCCGGCAGCAATACAATGTGCGCCGCATCTTCCTGAAAGGAGGGAAGCTGAACCTGGTTAGGGAGAAAAATGGACAATTCAATTTGATGGAAGCGAAGAACCTCGGTTCAGATACTACCACGTCATCAGAACCAGACACTGCCGCTGCATTGCAGATCGATCTCAAAAAAGCAGTGCTGAAAGACCTGAATATTTCTTTTCTCGATAAGACCGATGGCCGCTATTACAATGCCATCGTCAGCAAACTCACTTCCAGTTTCAAGACAGATAGCGCCGCAGTTGAAGTGAGCCTGGAAACCAACCTGGAACTGGATCTTACCAGTCCAACCGACACTACATTCTTTCGCCACAAGAAAATAGCACTCGATTTTCTGGCCAGCTATGATAAAAAAAAGAAATTCCTGCAACTGTCCGAAGGAGGCATCAAGCTGGAAGAAGCGGAGCTCTCACTCACCGGTACTGCTGCTGCGCTCAACAAAGCGCTTGACCTGGACCTTGCCGTAAAAGGCAATAAACCGAATATGGAATTTGTGTCTGCGCTGATCCCGGACAATATCAAGGAAATACTGAAGCCATTCAAATATGATGGCCGGCTTTATTTCGATGGTAAGATCAAAGGCATTCTCGCAAAAGGACAATTACCGCTCATCGAGCTCAATTTCGGACTGGAAGACGCCTGGTTCCACAATACCAATGCTGATAAGAAAGTGGACAAATTCGGCTTTGCAGGATTCTATACAAATGGAAAAGAACACAACCTGAAAACCTCCGAGCTGCGCATGACCAATGTGAGCGCCAGGCCGGGAAAAGGTTTGTTCGATGGGAACTTTGTAGTGCGCGACTTCACTGATCCGCATGTGATGATGCAACTGAAATCAATGCTGGAATTGCAATTTGTAGGAGAGTTCCTCGGTATTCCCGATCTTAAACATATTACCGGTACGGTAAAGCTGGACATGAATTTCAAAGAGCTCACCGATCTCAACCTTCCTGAAAAGGCACTACACAAATTGAAAGAAGGTGTACAGAGTGAGCTCACCGTTACTGATCTCAGTTTCCGGATCCCAAATTATCCGCATCCGGTTCGTGACATGAACCTGCATGCAGAAATGCGCAATGGAAAAATAATACTGGATACCCTTCGTCTCAAAGTAGGTAATTCAGATCTCCGCGCTAATGGCATGCTCAGCGATCTGCTGGCTGTGCTGCACGAGAATGAGAAGCCTGTTACGCTGGCGCTCAACCTGCATAGTAATAAGATCGCATTGAAAGATCTGTTTGCTCACGATACGGCAAAAGCCAACAGGGTACAGGAAGAGATCAATGGATTTGGTCTGGGTATCCAGCTTGCAACAACTGTAAAGGAATTACGCAATCCTGCGCCGCTGCCCAAAGGACAATTTGAATTGAAAGAACTAAAAGCATCGTTCAAGAAATATCCGCATGTGTTCCATCACCTGGGCGCAACCGTTAGTATCAATGATACGGCGCTGCTGCTGCGTAATTTTACCGGCATGATCGATAGTTCAGACCTGCAGTTGAAGGGCAGGGTAGTGAATTATCCCATCTGGTTCCAGTCTGTGAAGAAAGGAAAAACCCAGGTGGCATTCGATTTCAAATCGTCCCGTCTTGCATTGAAGGATCTTTTGGGACCTGTGAGCAAAACCTGGGTGAGCCAGAGTTACCAGGAGGAGCAGGGCAGCAATATCTGGCTCCGCGCCAAAGCCGATCTCAGGTATGATTCTGTTTTCAAATTTGCAAAAGTGAAAATCGCGAATGTGTCGGGATCACTGAAAAATCATAAGCTTAAACTGGACAGCATCAGCGGCGGCCTGCTCTACGGCAATAAGATCCTCAAACTGGATACACTCAAAGGAAAGATCGGCCGTACCGATTTCGATCTTAACCTTCGTTACTATACCGGCGATAATCCGGAATTCAAGAAAAAGACAAACTATCTCCATTTCAAATCACGACTCCTTGATGCCAACGAGCTGATGAGTCTCGACTTTGAATCTATGGCCGCCTTCAGGGCCGCTCCTGCGGCTGTACCTGATGCTCCTGTGATCACCAATGCCGTACTTCAGCCCGGTAATCAAACACAGGTGGTGCGGGCTGGCAATCCCGATACATCCAATCATGCAAAGGCGTTCAATATCTTTATGATCCCTTTTTCTGATTTTGAAGTAAAAGCAGAAGTGGGAAGACTTCGTTACAAACGATTGGGCATTTCAAAGATCACAGCTCAACTGCGCATGCAGGAAGATCATATGATCCATATCGATACCCTGGGTATGAATGTAGCCGATGGCAGTATGGGCATCAGGGGATATCTCAATGGTGTTGATCCGAATAAGATCTTCTTCAGAAGCAGGATCACCGTGAATGACGTGGATCTCGAAAAAATGATGATCCGTCTTGATCACTTTGGGCAGGACATGGTGATCAACAAGAATATCAAAGGCAGACTAACGGGCAAGATCAGGAGCCATGTGCAGGTTCATCCTGACCTGGTGCCACTGATCAACGATTCAAAAGCCGAACTGGATGTGGAGATCCGCGATGGCACGCTGGTGGATTTTGCGCCCATGCAGGCCATGAGCGGTTATTTCAAAGACAAGAACCTGCGCATGGTGCGTTTTGACACTTTGAAAAATGTTCTCACTTTCACTAATGGGACACTGGATATCCCCAGCATGAATATCAACTCTTCACTTGGTTTCATGGAAATTTCCGGCAAGCAATCACTGGACATGAAAATGGAATACTATATGCGTATTCCCTTGAAAATGGTGACGCAGGTTGGTTTCCGGGCTTTGTTTGGTGGAAAGAAACAGGAAGAGGTTGATCTGGACCAGGTGGATGATATCGAGTTCAGGGATAAGGACAAACGCGTGCGTTTTATGAATATTAAGATCACCGGTACGCCGGATGATTATAAGATAGGGCTGGGGAAGGATAAGAGGAAGAAGAAATAA
- a CDS encoding DUF4329 domain-containing protein, with product MRDNKEYFSTIYKIKMGGKNYYTWTQPTIGKEKGVTGSQVNENIESVPQEGTAVAVIHSHGAYDSDFNTESFSIADMDITDRYHFLPIFLASPGGKLSLYTGKKNGKRSDAIPICDCLPYDPESRHKYQEEKIYWENLGPGAKEEDLWPVIFLYQPKDTRKSTSHLSPLEINRQKAQEMKRAMDNGKMRPDQPIKSYNSYYEEK from the coding sequence ATTAGAGACAATAAAGAATACTTCTCAACTATATACAAAATTAAAATGGGAGGGAAAAACTATTATACCTGGACGCAACCTACAATTGGTAAAGAAAAAGGAGTAACTGGTTCTCAAGTTAATGAAAATATAGAAAGCGTTCCGCAAGAAGGAACTGCTGTTGCGGTTATTCATTCTCATGGAGCTTATGATTCAGACTTTAACACAGAATCGTTTTCTATTGCTGATATGGACATTACAGATAGGTATCACTTTTTACCAATATTTTTGGCTAGCCCTGGGGGAAAGTTATCTTTATATACGGGTAAGAAAAACGGAAAGAGATCTGATGCTATTCCTATTTGCGATTGTCTTCCATATGATCCTGAATCAAGGCATAAATATCAAGAAGAAAAGATATATTGGGAAAATCTTGGACCAGGAGCGAAAGAAGAGGATTTATGGCCTGTAATATTCTTATATCAGCCCAAAGATACTCGCAAGTCAACAAGCCACTTGTCACCATTAGAAATAAACAGGCAAAAAGCACAAGAAATGAAGCGTGCAATGGATAACGGAAAAATGAGACCAGACCAGCCTATAAAAAG
- a CDS encoding FecR family protein, whose protein sequence is MEKRTLDLLLKKLAEGNLSQEEASLLQEALAQEASQQQGHLHASEVWEEMLNGPAPTPEEKERAARNFEAVYQQLHTEQESVIVPMKGRRWWQSARLRAACLVGVIVACGAAGGYWSYRKLSSPSKLTAIAWNEVNTKPGERSRLTLGDGTVIYLNGGTTMKYPQVFAGKSREVELVSGEIFLEVTPNEAMPFMVKTDSLAVQVLGTSFQVSNRPEGKQVSVAVKTGKVSFGTNSKLRSLLLTPGKAGVFHKKDGNWKELNCNKDAIAGWTRNEFIFEDATLAEVLTAIQNSYGLNYKIENRSAANRLYRASFNQHTPQQIVHALSLLGDFKYVIRDSTIIVK, encoded by the coding sequence TTGGAAAAGCGAACATTAGACCTGTTACTGAAAAAATTGGCTGAAGGAAATCTGTCGCAGGAAGAGGCATCCCTGTTACAGGAAGCCCTGGCGCAGGAGGCTTCGCAACAACAGGGGCATTTGCATGCGTCTGAGGTCTGGGAGGAAATGCTGAACGGACCGGCGCCAACGCCAGAAGAGAAGGAACGCGCTGCAAGGAATTTTGAAGCTGTATATCAACAATTACATACAGAGCAGGAATCTGTAATAGTTCCAATGAAAGGCCGCCGCTGGTGGCAATCCGCCAGGCTTCGCGCAGCCTGCCTGGTAGGTGTGATAGTAGCCTGTGGAGCTGCTGGAGGCTACTGGTCTTATCGAAAATTATCATCTCCGTCAAAACTGACAGCAATAGCCTGGAACGAGGTCAATACCAAACCTGGTGAAAGAAGCCGCCTCACACTGGGAGACGGGACTGTGATCTATCTGAATGGCGGCACCACCATGAAATATCCGCAGGTATTTGCCGGTAAGAGCAGGGAAGTGGAACTGGTGAGCGGAGAGATCTTTTTGGAAGTAACGCCCAATGAAGCCATGCCTTTCATGGTGAAAACTGATAGTCTTGCCGTGCAGGTGCTGGGCACTTCCTTCCAGGTAAGCAACAGACCTGAAGGCAAACAGGTAAGTGTAGCCGTAAAAACAGGAAAAGTATCATTCGGCACCAATAGTAAGCTTCGATCGCTTTTGCTCACACCCGGTAAAGCAGGCGTATTCCATAAGAAAGACGGAAACTGGAAAGAACTGAATTGTAATAAAGATGCGATCGCGGGTTGGACAAGGAATGAATTCATTTTTGAAGATGCAACCCTGGCAGAAGTACTTACGGCTATACAAAACAGTTATGGACTTAATTACAAGATCGAAAACAGATCCGCCGCCAATCGCTTGTACAGAGCAAGTTTCAATCAACATACACCACAACAGATCGTGCATGCACTGAGCCTGCTGGGCGATTTCAAATACGTGATCAGGGATTCAACCATCATCGTTAAATAA
- a CDS encoding discoidin domain-containing protein, which produces MLVKSLNVLILIVLLPFFVKAQTCGITNIALGKPVTVSAEQQYHVGADAVDGNVSSGWFAPGDNNYIYVDLGQSYNICKIKIIWQTDGRGKDYKAQVSTDATNWTDIFSRTNNNASTDSFTVNGTGRYVRILIATRVNNWASIEMSELEIYNSLAGNTRPSVSMTLPANNASFFSGANIKLTALANDPNGSISKVEFYQGLEKLGEVLQAPYTFTWANVQAGTYSLRAKAYDNQNADSLSLPVTIIVNPSTRWSLLGNQGTNPDSVFLGTTDNKRLVFKTNNAERMTILSDGFVGIGTSTKPNAETKFAVNGAVYAKKLKITQTGWADYVFNDDYRLPALSEVEKYIKSHKHLPGVPTTAEVEKNGTDVGEIQALLLKKIEELTLYIIEQNKKIEEQQRKISELENKEVNRN; this is translated from the coding sequence ATGCTTGTTAAATCCCTCAACGTATTAATCCTTATTGTACTCCTGCCATTTTTTGTGAAAGCTCAAACCTGCGGTATTACCAATATCGCTCTGGGCAAACCTGTGACAGTTTCTGCAGAGCAACAGTACCATGTTGGAGCAGATGCTGTGGATGGAAACGTTTCTTCAGGTTGGTTCGCACCAGGAGACAATAATTACATTTATGTTGACCTTGGACAGTCCTACAATATCTGCAAAATCAAAATTATCTGGCAAACAGATGGAAGAGGTAAGGATTACAAAGCACAAGTATCTACTGACGCCACCAACTGGACGGATATATTCTCCCGGACTAATAATAACGCCAGTACTGATTCCTTTACTGTGAACGGAACGGGGCGTTATGTAAGGATTCTCATTGCTACCCGTGTCAACAATTGGGCGAGTATCGAAATGTCTGAACTTGAGATTTATAATTCATTGGCTGGTAATACCAGGCCCTCTGTTAGTATGACCCTGCCAGCAAACAATGCCAGTTTTTTTTCAGGTGCTAATATCAAACTGACGGCACTAGCTAATGATCCCAACGGTTCCATCTCCAAAGTGGAATTTTACCAGGGATTAGAGAAACTCGGGGAAGTTTTGCAAGCTCCTTATACATTCACCTGGGCGAATGTACAGGCCGGGACTTATAGTTTAAGAGCCAAAGCTTACGATAACCAAAATGCAGATAGCTTGTCTCTTCCGGTTACTATAATAGTGAATCCTTCTACCCGTTGGTCATTACTGGGAAATCAGGGAACCAATCCGGATAGCGTTTTTCTTGGTACGACAGATAACAAGCGATTGGTTTTTAAAACCAATAATGCAGAACGTATGACAATCTTGTCAGATGGGTTTGTGGGTATTGGTACTTCCACAAAACCGAATGCTGAAACAAAGTTCGCAGTAAACGGAGCTGTGTATGCGAAAAAACTGAAAATAACACAGACAGGTTGGGCTGATTATGTGTTCAATGATGATTATCGTTTGCCTGCATTAAGCGAAGTGGAAAAATATATCAAATCTCACAAGCATTTGCCTGGTGTACCTACTACTGCTGAAGTTGAAAAAAATGGTACTGATGTAGGAGAGATCCAGGCATTGTTATTAAAGAAGATAGAAGAACTGACATTATATATTATTGAACAAAATAAGAAGATCGAAGAACAGCAAAGGAAAATATCGGAATTAGAAAATAAAGAGGTGAATAGAAACTAA
- a CDS encoding TonB-dependent receptor: MFNTIKRSLERGKGRSFAPDQLLQTGFLCMLFVLLIFQAPAQAPAKKISISFSNTALKDVLVAIERQSGYRINYTMPDVNESTKINVNIKDASIRETLKATLRNTNYQFIIDGTLVIIKPQPKPAAAVVAAQARGLVSGKVVDEESGEPIADVSIRIGKKGTTTAIDGRFTLSLLKGKYEAELSAVGYGKKEITDIEVKENQNFELNITLKREKGSLESVVVKASARKESVAALYARQKNFAAISDGISAEQIQRTPDKNLGETLKRISGLATMENKYVVIRGMSERYNQAMLNGQIMPSTELNRKNFSYDMIPTNMIDNVAVYKSITPDQSAEFGGGLVQVTTKDIPSQNFNSITVGGGYNDRTTGKSFHTLKLEGKEYLGAVSDHRKLFGKSDWKNKNDVLAYYDSKGMEPVAFGNNWAVQQMNAQPSQNYSFSLGRTYALENEKKIGFVASVNYRNTLQTQDVISGRNGFDAKMESGIMDSIGLYGKQYGFTTNIGVLAGAGFSGKKFKLGWQNFYTRVLDQQLLTGIGKHADNSNDALSLGFFDNTQQSTLLQSQLKGEHLIGSKGIKLNWMGSYIHLDRQRPDNHALWAEFLNDPDGLTKGADFNMYNIIEAKGPAGSTAGDGTTGVLRSWSKVKEKNYAWDLSVQVPFNWNITRNIFKAGTSGWYKHRTFYVIRATMGANDAGVYPFIGNLFTPEHDLKAGIVPFGDEDEKKVPLYAGYGMFDNRIGKKLRLVWGVRAEFFNMDKVNDQLRQLEYLYPDADPAALYNREKKWQFFPSANLTYSLTPKMNFRLAYSKSIIRPDLRDLSFFQEYDYELGGMYLGGFVRSTLLHNYDFRYEWFPGAGEIMSLSLFYKNFKYPMEIYQQSGNKVFDLKNNYDAKNYGIELEARKSLAFTGVPVIRDIILYGNFTYMDAKVRQMHESATMNSAQDSIIIKREVLKEEKRPLSGQSNYTYNAGIYYDNKYAGVSLTYNRTTNRVFRPALRYFESYFERPVESLDFQLTGYFLKRKLEARLNISNLLDSYSVIYQKDMGQNDIEKAEKNELPNSAYFFDKNGSDIINLISKPGRTYSITLNYNF; this comes from the coding sequence ATGTTCAACACTATCAAAAGATCCCTTGAAAGAGGGAAGGGGAGATCCTTTGCCCCGGACCAACTATTGCAAACCGGCTTCCTGTGCATGCTGTTTGTGTTGCTGATATTTCAGGCCCCGGCCCAGGCGCCCGCAAAAAAGATCAGTATCAGTTTCTCCAATACCGCACTCAAAGATGTGCTGGTGGCTATCGAAAGGCAATCCGGCTATCGTATCAATTATACCATGCCGGATGTAAATGAGTCAACAAAGATCAATGTAAATATCAAAGATGCTTCTATTCGCGAAACACTGAAAGCAACATTGCGTAATACCAACTACCAGTTCATTATCGATGGCACACTGGTGATCATTAAACCTCAGCCTAAGCCGGCAGCCGCGGTGGTTGCTGCCCAGGCTCGCGGCCTTGTTTCGGGAAAAGTGGTTGACGAAGAAAGTGGAGAACCCATCGCAGATGTAAGTATCCGGATCGGGAAAAAAGGTACAACCACGGCCATCGATGGCAGATTCACTCTCAGTTTGTTGAAAGGGAAATATGAAGCGGAACTGTCTGCTGTAGGTTATGGAAAAAAGGAGATCACTGATATTGAAGTGAAGGAAAATCAAAACTTCGAGCTGAATATAACACTGAAGAGAGAGAAAGGATCACTGGAATCCGTGGTGGTGAAAGCATCTGCCAGGAAGGAAAGCGTAGCAGCCTTGTATGCGAGACAGAAAAACTTTGCCGCTATCAGCGACGGGATCAGCGCGGAACAGATACAACGCACACCAGATAAGAATCTCGGTGAAACACTGAAACGCATCAGCGGACTGGCAACTATGGAAAATAAATATGTGGTGATCCGTGGTATGAGCGAAAGATACAACCAGGCCATGCTGAATGGACAGATCATGCCCAGCACAGAGTTGAACCGGAAGAATTTCAGCTACGATATGATCCCTACCAATATGATCGATAATGTGGCGGTGTATAAATCCATCACACCGGACCAGAGTGCAGAGTTCGGCGGTGGATTGGTGCAGGTAACAACCAAAGATATCCCTTCGCAGAATTTCAACTCCATCACTGTAGGTGGTGGCTATAACGACAGAACCACGGGAAAATCTTTCCATACATTGAAACTGGAAGGAAAGGAATACCTGGGCGCCGTTTCAGATCACAGAAAGCTCTTTGGAAAATCAGATTGGAAGAATAAGAACGATGTACTTGCGTATTACGACAGCAAAGGAATGGAACCGGTTGCATTCGGAAATAACTGGGCAGTTCAACAGATGAATGCTCAACCGTCTCAAAACTATTCATTCTCTCTCGGCAGGACGTATGCGCTGGAAAATGAAAAGAAGATCGGGTTTGTTGCTTCCGTGAATTACAGGAATACATTGCAGACCCAGGATGTGATCTCGGGCAGGAATGGCTTCGATGCAAAAATGGAAAGTGGAATAATGGACAGCATCGGACTTTATGGAAAACAATACGGTTTCACTACCAATATCGGTGTGCTGGCAGGTGCAGGCTTTAGCGGGAAAAAATTCAAATTAGGATGGCAGAATTTTTACACAAGAGTGCTGGACCAGCAATTATTGACAGGCATCGGTAAGCATGCAGACAATAGCAATGACGCATTATCGCTGGGATTTTTCGACAATACACAACAATCCACACTCTTGCAAAGCCAGCTGAAAGGCGAACATTTGATCGGCAGCAAAGGAATCAAGCTGAACTGGATGGGAAGCTATATCCACCTGGACCGCCAGCGCCCGGATAATCATGCGCTCTGGGCTGAATTCCTCAATGATCCTGATGGACTCACCAAAGGCGCTGACTTCAATATGTACAATATCATCGAGGCAAAAGGACCCGCTGGTTCCACTGCCGGAGACGGCACTACCGGCGTATTGCGCAGCTGGAGTAAGGTAAAGGAAAAGAACTATGCCTGGGACCTCTCAGTTCAGGTTCCCTTCAACTGGAACATTACCCGAAATATTTTCAAAGCAGGCACTTCGGGGTGGTACAAGCATCGAACGTTCTATGTGATACGAGCCACTATGGGTGCCAATGATGCAGGTGTGTATCCTTTCATCGGAAACCTCTTCACTCCGGAACATGATCTGAAAGCGGGCATCGTTCCTTTCGGAGATGAGGATGAAAAGAAAGTTCCGCTGTATGCAGGTTATGGCATGTTTGATAACCGCATCGGCAAAAAACTTCGATTGGTCTGGGGTGTGAGGGCTGAATTTTTCAACATGGATAAAGTGAACGATCAGTTGCGGCAACTGGAATACCTGTATCCCGATGCTGATCCCGCCGCACTATACAACAGGGAAAAGAAATGGCAGTTCTTTCCTTCCGCCAACCTCACGTATTCGCTGACGCCAAAAATGAATTTCCGCCTGGCTTATTCAAAGAGCATAATCAGGCCTGATCTGCGCGACCTTTCCTTTTTCCAGGAATATGATTACGAACTGGGCGGCATGTACCTGGGAGGCTTTGTAAGATCAACGCTTTTGCACAATTACGATTTCAGGTACGAATGGTTCCCGGGTGCAGGCGAGATCATGTCTTTGTCTTTATTCTATAAGAATTTCAAATACCCAATGGAGATCTACCAGCAGTCCGGTAACAAAGTATTTGACCTGAAGAATAACTATGATGCAAAGAATTACGGTATTGAGCTGGAAGCCAGGAAGAGCCTTGCATTCACAGGTGTGCCGGTTATCAGGGATATTATCCTTTATGGCAATTTCACTTATATGGATGCGAAAGTCCGCCAGATGCACGAATCGGCAACCATGAATTCTGCACAAGATTCCATCATCATAAAAAGGGAAGTGCTGAAGGAGGAGAAAAGACCCTTGAGCGGTCAGAGCAATTATACCTACAATGCAGGGATCTATTACGATAACAAATATGCTGGTGTATCGCTTACGTATAACCGAACTACCAACCGCGTATTCAGACCTGCGCTCAGGTACTTTGAAAGCTATTTTGAAAGACCCGTGGAATCCCTGGATTTCCAGTTGACAGGTTATTTCCTGAAACGTAAGCTGGAAGCGAGACTGAACATCAGTAATCTCCTGGATAGTTACAGTGTGATCTATCAAAAAGATATGGGGCAGAACGATATAGAAAAAGCAGAAAAAAATGAACTGCCCAACAGCGCCTATTTTTTCGACAAAAATGGAAGTGATATCATCAATCTCATCAGTAAACCTGGTAGAACTTATTCTATAACCCTCAATTACAATTTCTGA
- a CDS encoding RNA polymerase sigma factor: MQQLALKIKKGDEQAFQAFFHQTHHAVLRYLNKQLHHNRFIDDIIQEVYIKVWQNRSQIDPGRSLEGWLFSIVYTTMLNHLQKAVAEKKRIDALTWALGSAQLTDHNKGPVQLLQKESDLLYHRALQSIKPAQRLRCFRLHREAGLTYNQIADLEGLAVKTVEGHISAALKDLRKLVSLTHCVFFYFSIFLMVTIP, from the coding sequence ATGCAACAACTGGCTTTGAAAATAAAAAAAGGTGATGAGCAGGCATTCCAGGCGTTCTTCCATCAAACGCACCATGCCGTGCTCAGGTATCTCAACAAACAATTGCACCACAATCGTTTTATTGATGATATCATCCAGGAAGTGTATATCAAGGTCTGGCAAAACAGGTCACAGATCGATCCGGGCCGCTCACTGGAAGGATGGCTCTTCTCCATCGTATACACCACTATGTTGAATCATCTTCAGAAAGCTGTTGCTGAAAAAAAAAGGATCGATGCATTAACATGGGCCCTGGGATCTGCACAGCTGACTGATCATAACAAAGGCCCGGTTCAACTGCTGCAAAAAGAAAGCGACCTGCTCTATCACCGCGCACTTCAATCCATCAAACCTGCACAAAGGCTCCGCTGCTTCCGTCTTCACCGGGAAGCAGGACTTACGTATAACCAGATCGCCGACCTGGAAGGTCTGGCAGTAAAAACAGTGGAAGGGCATATCAGCGCCGCACTGAAAGATCTGCGTAAGCTTGTTTCGCTTACACATTGTGTCTTTTTCTACTTTTCTATCTTTTTGATGGTAACAATTCCGTAA